One window of Candidatus Tokpelaia hoelldoblerii genomic DNA carries:
- a CDS encoding 2-oxoglutarate dehydrogenase E1 component (bhsal16820) — MARQEQANDLFALTSFLYGGNADYIDQLYADYEKNPASVDAEWRDFFDSLHDNKDDVLKNAEGASWKRPNWPVKESGELVAALDGNWAAVEQHMTDRLKDKAAKGGKVPAGASEADIVNAARDSVRAIMMIRAYRMRGHLHAKLDPLQLADAPEDYNELAPETYGFTAADYDRPVFIDNVLGMEYATIAQMLEVLNRTYCSTIGVEFMHISDPVQKAWIQERIEGKSVEFTPEGKKAILNKLVEAEGFEQFLDVKYKGTKRFGLDGGEALIPALEQIIKRGGALGVEELVLGMAHRGRLNVLSQVMSKPHRAIFHEFKGGSYKPDDVEGSGDVKYHLGASSDRNFDGNNVHLSLLPNPSHLEIVNPVVIGKARAKQDLLAGSTRTDLVPLTERAKVLPLLIHGDAAFAGQGVVAEMFGLSGLKGYRVAGSIHFIINNQIGFTTNPRFSRSSPYPSDTAKMIEAPIFHVNGDDPEAVVHVAKIAAEFRQQFHKPVVIDMFCYRRFGHNEGDEPSFTQPLMYKAIRGHKTTLGLYSEKLIGEGLVTADDIEALKHSWREKLEVEFEAGSSYKPNKADWLDGSWAGLRAADSADEQRRGSTGVALKTLKEIGRKLVEVPQGFHVHRTIQRFLDNRAQMIKSGEGIDWATAESLAFGSLVAEGNPIRLSGQDVERGTFSQRHTVLYDQENEERYIPLNNIQKGQAIYEVINSMLSEEAVLGFEYGYSLAEPRGLTLWEGQFGDFANGAQVVFDQFISSAESKWLRMSGLVCLLPHGFEGQGPEHSSARLERYLQLCAEDNMQVANCTTPANYFHILRRQMKRDFRKPLVLMTPKSLLRHKRAVSALADLGSDSAFHRLLPDDVETLKGQAVKLQKDGKIRRVVLCSGKVYYDLYEEREKRGLDDVYLLRVEQLYPVPAKALVTMLKRFRNAEIVWCQEEPKNMGAWSFIEPYLEWVLAHIDARHPRARYAGRPASASPATGLMSKHLEELAAFLEDALGK; from the coding sequence ATGGCAAGGCAGGAACAGGCAAACGATCTTTTCGCCCTTACTTCGTTTCTCTACGGTGGAAATGCGGATTATATTGATCAGCTTTATGCTGACTATGAAAAGAACCCCGCTTCAGTTGATGCTGAATGGCGTGATTTTTTTGACAGTCTTCATGATAATAAAGATGATGTGCTGAAAAATGCTGAAGGCGCTTCATGGAAACGCCCTAACTGGCCGGTAAAAGAATCCGGCGAGCTTGTGGCGGCGCTTGATGGCAACTGGGCCGCTGTCGAGCAGCACATGACGGACAGGCTGAAAGACAAAGCCGCCAAAGGCGGCAAGGTGCCGGCCGGTGCAAGTGAAGCCGATATTGTCAATGCCGCGCGTGATTCCGTCCGGGCCATTATGATGATCCGCGCTTATCGGATGCGTGGTCACCTGCATGCCAAACTTGACCCGCTGCAGCTGGCGGACGCGCCGGAAGATTATAATGAGCTGGCGCCGGAAACCTATGGTTTTACTGCTGCCGATTATGACCGGCCTGTTTTTATCGATAATGTTCTGGGCATGGAATATGCCACCATCGCGCAGATGCTTGAGGTTTTGAACCGTACCTATTGCTCGACAATCGGTGTCGAGTTCATGCATATTTCCGATCCGGTGCAGAAAGCCTGGATTCAGGAACGCATTGAAGGCAAAAGCGTGGAATTTACGCCGGAAGGTAAAAAGGCCATTCTCAACAAGCTGGTTGAAGCGGAAGGCTTTGAACAGTTTCTGGATGTCAAATACAAAGGCACCAAGCGTTTCGGTCTTGATGGCGGTGAAGCGCTGATTCCGGCGCTGGAACAGATTATCAAGCGCGGGGGTGCGCTGGGTGTGGAAGAGCTGGTTCTGGGCATGGCGCACCGCGGCCGTCTGAACGTGCTTTCCCAGGTGATGTCCAAACCGCATCGTGCTATTTTTCATGAGTTCAAGGGCGGGTCTTATAAACCCGATGATGTTGAAGGCTCCGGCGATGTGAAATATCACCTCGGCGCTTCATCGGATCGTAATTTTGACGGCAATAATGTGCATTTGTCCTTGCTGCCCAATCCTTCACATCTGGAAATTGTCAATCCTGTGGTGATAGGCAAGGCGCGCGCCAAGCAGGACCTGCTTGCGGGCAGCACCCGCACGGATCTGGTGCCGCTGACAGAGCGGGCGAAGGTTCTGCCGTTGCTGATCCATGGTGACGCGGCCTTTGCCGGCCAGGGTGTGGTGGCTGAAATGTTCGGCCTGTCCGGCTTGAAAGGCTATCGCGTTGCCGGTTCCATCCACTTTATCATCAATAACCAGATCGGTTTTACCACCAATCCGCGTTTCTCGCGCTCGTCGCCTTACCCGTCTGATACGGCCAAGATGATTGAAGCACCGATTTTCCACGTCAATGGTGATGATCCGGAAGCGGTGGTTCATGTAGCGAAAATCGCGGCGGAATTCCGCCAGCAATTCCATAAGCCGGTGGTGATTGATATGTTCTGCTACCGTCGCTTCGGCCATAATGAAGGCGATGAGCCGTCATTCACCCAGCCGCTGATGTACAAGGCCATTCGTGGCCATAAGACAACGCTTGGCCTTTACAGTGAGAAGCTGATCGGTGAAGGGCTGGTGACAGCTGATGACATTGAAGCGCTCAAGCATTCCTGGCGCGAAAAGCTCGAGGTTGAGTTTGAAGCCGGTTCTTCCTATAAACCGAACAAGGCCGACTGGCTTGACGGATCATGGGCGGGCCTGCGGGCCGCTGACAGTGCGGATGAGCAGCGCCGCGGTTCAACCGGCGTCGCGCTGAAAACCCTGAAGGAAATCGGCCGCAAGCTGGTTGAAGTGCCTCAAGGTTTTCATGTTCACCGCACCATTCAGCGTTTTCTTGATAACCGCGCCCAGATGATTAAAAGCGGTGAGGGGATTGACTGGGCGACGGCGGAATCGCTGGCCTTTGGTTCGCTGGTTGCGGAAGGCAACCCCATCCGTCTTTCCGGTCAGGATGTTGAGCGCGGCACATTCTCGCAACGCCACACGGTGCTTTACGATCAGGAAAATGAAGAGCGCTATATTCCGCTCAACAACATCCAGAAGGGGCAGGCGATTTACGAAGTCATCAACTCGATGCTTTCGGAAGAAGCGGTGCTTGGCTTTGAATATGGCTATTCGCTGGCAGAACCGCGCGGCCTCACCCTGTGGGAAGGGCAGTTCGGCGATTTCGCCAACGGCGCACAGGTGGTGTTTGACCAGTTTATTTCATCAGCTGAAAGCAAATGGCTGCGGATGTCTGGTCTGGTCTGTCTGTTGCCGCATGGCTTTGAAGGGCAGGGGCCGGAACACTCTTCCGCCCGGCTGGAACGCTACCTGCAATTGTGTGCGGAGGATAATATGCAGGTGGCGAATTGCACGACACCGGCCAATTATTTCCATATTCTGCGCCGCCAGATGAAACGTGATTTCCGTAAACCCCTTGTTCTGATGACGCCGAAATCCCTGTTGCGTCACAAGCGGGCTGTGTCGGCACTGGCGGACCTTGGCAGTGATTCTGCTTTCCACCGTTTGTTGCCGGATGATGTGGAAACCTTGAAAGGGCAAGCTGTCAAACTGCAGAAAGATGGCAAAATCCGCCGTGTTGTCCTGTGCTCGGGCAAGGTCTACTATGACCTTTATGAAGAGCGGGAAAAACGCGGGCTTGATGATGTCTATCTGCTGCGTGTCGAACAGCTTTATCCGGTTCCGGCCAAGGCCCTTGTCACCATGCTGAAACGTTTCAGAAACGCGGAAATTGTCTGGTGTCAGGAAGAGCCGAAAAATATGGGTGCATGGTCGTTTATCGAACCTTACCTTGAATGGGTTCTGGCCCATATTGATGCCAGGCACCCGCGCGCGCGCTATGCCGGCCGGCCGGCTTCGGCATCGCCGGCAACGGGCCTGATGTCAAAACATCTGGAAGAGCTTGCGGCGTTTCTTGAAGACGCGCTGGGAAAATAA
- a CDS encoding Hypothetical protein (bhsal16810), with amino-acid sequence MATEIRVPTLGESVTEATVGKWYKKPGDAVQADEPLVELETDKVTVDVPAPAAGTLAEILVKEGETVEVGALLGSLGEGGAAAAPKAEAPKAAAAPAPAAAEKPAAAPVGGGAMQPAPSAAKMMAENNLAAGQVEGSGKRGQILKGDVLDALARGGAGASAPAAARAPSAAEDAAREERVRMTKLRQTIARRLKDAQNTAAMLTTFNEVDMTAVMELRKRYRDVFEKKHGVKLGFMGLFTKAVCHALKEIPAVNAEIDGTDLIYKNFANIGVAVGTEKGLVVPVVRDADRMSIAEVEKEIGRLGRLARDGKLAVGDMQGGTFTITNGGIYGSLLSTPILNAPQSGILGMHAIKERPMAIGGQVVIRPMMYLALSYDHRIVDGQEAVTFLVRVKESLEDPERLVLDL; translated from the coding sequence ATGGCAACTGAAATTCGTGTTCCCACGCTGGGAGAATCCGTCACCGAGGCAACTGTCGGTAAATGGTATAAGAAGCCGGGTGATGCCGTGCAGGCTGATGAGCCGCTGGTGGAACTGGAAACAGACAAGGTAACCGTGGATGTTCCGGCCCCTGCTGCCGGTACGCTGGCAGAAATTCTGGTCAAGGAAGGTGAAACAGTTGAAGTCGGCGCGCTGCTTGGCTCGCTTGGTGAAGGTGGCGCTGCTGCCGCACCGAAAGCAGAAGCGCCGAAAGCTGCTGCTGCCCCTGCACCGGCTGCGGCTGAAAAACCGGCCGCTGCTCCTGTCGGCGGCGGCGCCATGCAGCCTGCGCCTTCCGCCGCCAAGATGATGGCGGAAAACAATCTGGCCGCCGGTCAGGTTGAAGGCTCCGGCAAGCGCGGCCAGATTCTGAAAGGCGATGTGCTCGATGCTCTGGCCAGGGGAGGGGCGGGTGCAAGCGCTCCGGCTGCAGCGCGCGCTCCTTCTGCTGCAGAGGACGCGGCACGGGAAGAACGGGTGCGCATGACCAAATTGCGCCAGACCATTGCCCGCCGTCTCAAGGATGCGCAAAACACGGCCGCCATGCTGACCACTTTCAACGAAGTGGATATGACGGCGGTGATGGAATTGCGCAAGCGCTACCGTGATGTGTTTGAGAAAAAACACGGTGTCAAGCTTGGCTTCATGGGGCTGTTCACCAAGGCGGTCTGCCATGCGCTGAAAGAGATTCCGGCGGTGAATGCCGAGATTGACGGCACAGACCTGATTTACAAGAATTTTGCCAATATCGGTGTTGCTGTTGGTACTGAAAAAGGTCTCGTTGTACCGGTGGTGCGCGATGCCGACCGGATGTCGATTGCCGAGGTTGAAAAAGAAATCGGCCGTCTTGGCAGGCTTGCCCGCGATGGCAAGCTTGCGGTTGGTGATATGCAGGGCGGCACGTTCACCATCACCAATGGCGGTATTTACGGCTCGCTGTTGTCAACGCCGATTTTGAATGCGCCGCAATCGGGTATTCTCGGTATGCATGCGATCAAGGAACGGCCAATGGCTATCGGCGGGCAGGTTGTTATCCGTCCGATGATGTATCTGGCGCTTTCCTATGACCACCGCATTGTTGATGGCCAGGAAGCGGTGACTTTTCTTGTCCGTGTCAAGGAAAGCCTGGAAGATCCTGAACGCCTGGTTCTTGATCTGTAA
- a CDS encoding Homoserine/Threonine efflux protein (bhsal16800), protein MQPYVLEFSGLFIAFALVLVAPGADFAIVVRQALVHGRRSAMITTLGISTAFMIHVSYTVLGLGLIISQSLLLFNLVKWAGVAYLVYIGVRALMSRGTDVAVAAEMKEKITQSARKAFALGFTVNALNPKAVFFFLAIFSAFVAPATPSAVKFGYGLAMAVVVIIWFSCVGIFLTTPVVQRFFSRISRWLDRICGVVFIGFGIRLMFQEAS, encoded by the coding sequence ATGCAGCCTTATGTGCTTGAATTTTCCGGCCTGTTCATTGCCTTTGCGCTGGTGCTTGTTGCGCCGGGCGCGGATTTTGCCATTGTGGTGCGTCAGGCGCTGGTGCACGGGCGGCGCAGCGCCATGATCACCACTTTGGGTATCAGCACGGCCTTTATGATCCATGTCAGCTATACGGTGCTGGGGTTGGGGCTTATTATTTCGCAGTCGCTGCTGCTGTTTAATCTGGTGAAGTGGGCGGGTGTTGCCTATCTCGTTTATATCGGTGTCAGGGCTTTGATGAGCCGGGGGACAGATGTGGCGGTTGCGGCGGAAATGAAGGAGAAAATAACGCAATCCGCGCGCAAAGCCTTTGCGCTCGGCTTTACTGTTAATGCGTTGAATCCCAAGGCGGTGTTCTTTTTTCTGGCAATTTTTTCAGCCTTCGTTGCGCCGGCAACGCCGTCTGCTGTCAAATTCGGCTATGGCTTGGCTATGGCGGTTGTGGTGATCATCTGGTTTTCATGTGTTGGTATTTTTCTGACAACACCGGTGGTGCAGCGGTTTTTCTCACGCATTTCGCGCTGGCTTGACCGGATTTGCGGCGTGGTGTTTATTGGTTTCGGCATACGGTTGATGTTTCAGGAAGCTTCGTAA
- a CDS encoding D-amino-acid transaminase (bhsal16780) — translation MSRIVYVNGKWVAEEEATLSIFDRSALFADSVYEVTTFINGELLDFDAHMERLQSSLVKLDMRYHVDKQALQTIHHDIITKNKLVTGSVYLQISRGAVDRDFHYDNSVKPTLFLFTQTGVQKNLEQMKLFRVITMPEQRWARRDIKTTQLLASSLAKTKARDSGVHDAVYVENGMVTEATSANFHIVDKSGALITRPLDGTLLPGITRARMLLLASGNGVAVEERPFTPQEVYGAAEACISSATNFIAPVVEVDGRMIGDGKMGPVVEKLRALYLEQVPRS, via the coding sequence ATGAGCCGTATTGTTTATGTGAATGGTAAATGGGTGGCAGAAGAAGAGGCAACCCTGTCGATTTTTGACCGCTCGGCCCTGTTTGCCGATTCTGTTTATGAAGTCACCACTTTCATTAATGGCGAATTGCTTGACTTTGATGCGCATATGGAGCGTTTGCAAAGTTCTCTGGTCAAGCTGGATATGCGCTATCATGTTGACAAACAGGCGCTTCAGACAATCCATCATGATATTATCACCAAAAACAAACTGGTGACCGGCTCAGTTTATCTGCAGATATCCCGCGGGGCGGTGGACCGTGATTTTCATTATGACAACAGCGTAAAGCCGACGCTGTTTCTGTTTACGCAAACCGGTGTGCAGAAGAATCTCGAACAGATGAAACTGTTCAGGGTTATCACGATGCCGGAACAGCGCTGGGCGCGCCGCGATATAAAAACAACCCAGTTGCTTGCTTCTTCCTTGGCCAAGACCAAAGCGCGTGACAGCGGTGTGCATGATGCGGTTTATGTAGAAAATGGTATGGTCACCGAAGCAACTTCGGCGAATTTCCATATTGTTGATAAAAGCGGCGCTTTAATCACCCGCCCGCTTGACGGCACGCTTCTGCCCGGTATCACCCGCGCCCGTATGCTGCTTCTCGCCAGCGGGAATGGTGTCGCGGTTGAAGAGCGTCCGTTTACACCGCAGGAGGTTTATGGCGCTGCAGAAGCCTGTATTTCTTCCGCCACCAATTTTATTGCTCCGGTTGTCGAGGTCGATGGCAGGATGATCGGTGATGGAAAAATGGGACCGGTTGTTGAAAAATTGCGGGCGCTTTATCTTGAGCAGGTGCCGCGCAGTTAA
- a CDS encoding Dihydrolipoyl dehydrogenase (bhsal16790), translating to MSYDVVVIGAGPGGYVCAIKAAQLGLKTAIVEKRATLGGTCLNVGCIPSKALLHASEVYAEASHGFDALGVTVGKPKLDLGKMMAHKQSVIDANTGGVAFLMKKNRIDSFTGSGKVLAAGKVEITAADGAKQVLETKNIVIATGSDVAGIPGVDVAFDEKVIVSSTGALALEKVPANMIVVGAGVIGSELGSVWSRLGAKVTIVEFLDKVLGPMDGEVSKQFQKLMEKQGVTYKLGAKVTGVKKSGKGATVTFEPVKGGKAETLAADVVLVAAGRRPYTEGLGLAEAGVVLDKQGRVEINDHWQSNVAGIYAIGDVVKGPMLAHKAEDEGVAVAEILAGQAGHVNFDVIPGVVYTQPEVASVGKTEEELKAAGIEYKVGKFGFNANGRARAMLHTDGFVKILACARTDRVLGGHILGFGAGEMIHEIAVLMEFGGSSEDLGRTCHAHPTMSEAVREAALATFAKPLHM from the coding sequence ATGTCCTATGATGTGGTGGTGATTGGTGCGGGGCCGGGCGGTTATGTATGCGCTATCAAGGCGGCGCAACTGGGGTTGAAAACCGCGATTGTTGAAAAGCGCGCAACCTTGGGCGGCACCTGCCTGAATGTCGGCTGTATCCCGTCAAAGGCGCTGCTTCATGCTTCTGAAGTTTATGCTGAAGCTTCCCATGGTTTTGATGCTCTGGGTGTGACAGTCGGCAAGCCGAAACTGGACCTTGGCAAAATGATGGCGCATAAACAGTCGGTGATTGACGCCAATACCGGAGGTGTCGCCTTTCTTATGAAGAAAAACAGGATTGACAGTTTCACCGGCAGTGGCAAGGTGCTGGCGGCCGGCAAGGTTGAAATCACGGCGGCGGATGGTGCCAAGCAGGTCCTGGAAACCAAAAACATTGTTATCGCCACCGGTTCGGATGTCGCCGGTATTCCGGGTGTTGATGTTGCTTTTGATGAAAAGGTGATTGTTTCTTCGACCGGGGCCCTGGCGCTTGAAAAAGTACCGGCCAATATGATTGTCGTTGGCGCTGGTGTTATCGGCAGTGAGCTCGGTTCTGTCTGGAGCCGGCTGGGCGCGAAAGTGACAATTGTTGAGTTCCTCGACAAGGTGCTCGGGCCGATGGATGGTGAAGTGTCCAAACAGTTTCAGAAGCTGATGGAAAAACAGGGCGTCACTTACAAGCTTGGCGCGAAAGTGACCGGCGTGAAAAAATCCGGCAAGGGGGCGACAGTGACATTTGAGCCGGTCAAGGGCGGCAAGGCGGAAACGCTTGCTGCAGACGTGGTGCTGGTCGCCGCCGGCCGCCGTCCTTACACGGAAGGTCTGGGGCTGGCTGAAGCCGGTGTTGTGCTTGACAAGCAGGGTCGGGTGGAAATCAATGACCATTGGCAGAGCAATGTCGCTGGCATTTATGCTATCGGCGATGTGGTTAAAGGGCCGATGCTGGCGCATAAGGCTGAGGACGAAGGCGTTGCCGTGGCGGAAATTCTGGCCGGACAAGCCGGGCACGTCAATTTTGATGTGATTCCGGGCGTGGTCTATACGCAGCCGGAAGTCGCTTCTGTCGGCAAGACGGAAGAAGAGCTGAAAGCCGCGGGTATTGAGTACAAGGTCGGCAAATTCGGGTTCAACGCCAATGGCCGGGCCCGGGCCATGCTGCATACGGACGGTTTTGTCAAAATTCTGGCTTGCGCCAGGACAGACCGTGTGCTGGGCGGTCATATCCTTGGCTTCGGTGCGGGTGAGATGATTCACGAAATCGCCGTATTGATGGAATTTGGCGGTTCGTCTGAAGATCTGGGACGGACTTGCCATGCGCATCCGACCATGTCGGAAGCCGTGCGTGAAGCCGCTCTTGCGACCTTTGCCAAGCCGCTGCATATGTAA